One Ictalurus punctatus breed USDA103 chromosome 10, Coco_2.0, whole genome shotgun sequence genomic region harbors:
- the ccnd1 gene encoding G1/S-specific cyclin-D1 — MEHQLFCCEVDTIRRAYHDANLLNDRVLQTMLKAEENYLPSPNYFKCVQKEIVPKMRKIVATWMLEVCEEQKCEEEVFPLAMNYLDRFLSVDYTKKTRLQLLGAACMFLASKMKETVPLTAEKLCIYTDNSIRPCELLQMELLVLNKLKWDLASVTPHDFIEHFLTKLPIHQNAKQILRKHAQTFVALCATDVNFIASPPSMIAAGSVAAAVQGLYLKGADSSLSSQNLTNYLSQVIRSDPDCLRSCQEQIESLLESSLRQAQQQSISTESKRVEEDVDLSCTPTDVRDINI; from the exons ATGGAGCACCAGCTGTTCTGCTGCGAGGTGGATACCATAAGAAGAGCTTACCACGACGCCAACTTGTTGAATGATCGAGTTTTACAGACAATGCTCAAAGCGGAGGAAAACTATCTCCCCTCGCCCAATTATTTCAAATGCGTGCAGAAagaaattgtacccaaaatgaGGAAAATCGTCGCCACATGGATGCTAGAG GTGTGCGAAGAACAGAAATGTGAAGAGGAGGTTTTCCCTTTGGCCATGAACTACTTGGACAGGTTTCTGTCTGTTGATTACACTAAAAAGACGCGACTGCAGCTGCTGGGAGCCGCCTGCATGTTCTTGGCCTCCAAAATGAAGGAAACCGTGCCATTAACAGCAGAGAAGCTTTGTATATACACGGACAACTCCATCCGCCCCTGCGAACTATTG CAAATGGAGCTACTTGTTCTGAATAAGCTGAAGTGGGATCTAGCCTCTGTGACACCCCACGACTTCATTGAACATTTTCTCACCAAACTGCCTATTCATCAGAACGCCAAGCAGATTCTGCGCAAACACGCACAGACGTTTGTGGCTCTCTGCGCAACAG ATGTCAACTTTATCGCAAGCCCTCCCTCGATGATCGCTGCAGGAAGCGTTGCCGCAGCAGTGCAGGGACTCTACTTGAAGGGTGCGGACAGTTCTTTATCCTCCCAGAACCTCACCAACTACCTGTCCCAAGTTATCAGGAGTGACCCA GACTGTCTTCGATCGTGCCAGGAGCAGATCGAATCTCTGCTGGAGTCCAGTCTGAGGCAGGCGCAACAGCAAAGCATCTCCACAGAAAGCAAACGTGTGGAGGAGGACGTTGATCTCTCATGCACTCCTACAGATGTCAGGGACATTAACATCTGA
- the lto1 gene encoding protein LTO1 homolog, whose product MAGFSQNVTDDLFDSIIMADDRFHLDGYREGFEEGAQQGLIEGRNHGMLHGARLSAEVSFYHGFALTWKFILQNTEDVKARKRLKAVETLDAMIQKFPYEDPQNEKLQEHMERVRAKFRQVCSLLSVAADFREYMSGSEGMSF is encoded by the exons ATGGCCGGTTTTTCGCAAAACGTTACAGATGATTTGTTCGACTCAATTATAATGGCAGACGACAg GTTCCATTTAGATGGATACCGTGAAGGATTTGAGGAAGGAGCGCAACAGGGATTGATCGAGGGCAGAAACCACGGCATGCTTCACGGTGCCAGACTCTCAGCTGAG GTTTCTTTTTATCATGGCTTTGCACTCACATGGAAATTTATCCTACAAAACACTGAAGATGTTAAAGCAAG aaaaCGACTGAAAGCTGTTGAGACTTTGGATGCAATGATCCAGAAGTTTCCATATGAAGACCCACAGAATGAGAAGCTCCAGGAACAcatggagagagtgagggccAAGTTTCGACAG GTGTGTTCGTTACTCAGTGTGGCTGCAGACTTCCGTGAGTATATGTCTGGATCAGAAGGAATGTCATTCTGA
- the fgf19 gene encoding fibroblast growth factor 19: MLLGIFLCACCIGVALADSGPHLANDWGESVRLRHLYAARPGLHLQISKDGKIGGSHVQSSHSLVEIRTVDTGCVVIKGVASSQYLCMEANGKLYGSYIYIKDDCSFLEQVMADGYNIYVSGKHGTLVSLAGGKNRRQNALSQFLPLLNSLPQEPTEYNERKVHSAVDPEQDLHLGVQADSMESFGRISQIVIQSPSFNKR, encoded by the exons ATGCTGCTCGGCATTTTCCTCTGCGCGTGCTGCATCGGCGTCGCACTGGCCGATTCCGGACCACACCTGGCCAATGACTGGGGAGAATCTGTCCGCCTGAGACACCTGTACGCGGCAAGACCCGGTCTGCACCTGCAGATCAGCAAAGACGGGAAGATCGGAGGATCGCACGTGCAGAGCTCGCACA GTTTGGTGGAGATCCGCACCGTCGACACAGGCTGTGTGGTTATTAAAGGTGTCGCGAGCTCACAGTATCTCTGCATGGAAGCTAATGGAAAGCTATATGGCTCG TACATTTATATAAAGGACGACTGCTCTTTTCTTGAACAAGTTATGGCAGACGGCTACAACATCTACGTCTCGGGCAAACACGGGACCCTCGTGAGCTTGGCTGGTGGGAAGAACCGACGTCAAAATGCTCTCTCACAGTTCCTGCCCTTGCTCAATTCTCTGCCACAGGAGCCTACAGAGTACAACGAGAGAAAAGTGCATTCTGCAGTTGACCCAGAACAGGATCTTCACTTAGGTGTACAAGCAGACAGCATGGAATCCTTTGGGAGGATCTCCCAGATTGTCATTCAAAGCCCAAGTTTCAACAAAAGATGA